AGTATTTCTTGCTAAGAAGATGCTTAAGGCAGTTGCTTGTGCACCCTTGATCCCTTCAGGATGGTTATGTGAGAATTCGGCAGATCTGGCTGCTTCTCTCAATACTTCGTCAATATCGTTATAAGCAAAGCCAACGGGACTGACTCGCATTGCTGAGCCGTTACCCCAACTGTTATATGGTTGCGGATCAGCAGAAGCGAGCCAATGAATAAATGAACCACCATAACCGGAGTTAGGATATTTTCTGCCAATTTCTAATACAGCTCTCTTATAGTCACCATCACTCAAGATAGCTTGAGCAATGGCAACAGTAAGGACTGTATCGTCTGTAAAAAAACATGTAGAATGGAACAGAGGGAAATCTTTTGTTTTGATCGGATCAAACTCATAAACAGAACCAATAATATCACCGGCGATAGCACCGAGCATCTTTACCTCCATCTTTTATTATTAACAAACAGAGTAATTATTCTAAATCTGATCTGATCAGATCGAGAGTGAAATTTAGGACAGTGTCCTTACCGGAAGCTAAATCTTCAGAAGTTTGTTCTACATGATAATGGGGTTTAACACCTTGGTAGAGGTTTTCCTCATGGTTTGTTCCGATGAATGCTTTATGAGATACGAAATATTGCAGACCGGTATTGGGGAGCGAAAAAATGTATAGATCACCAAAACACTTGATCATACCTCCCGTCTCTTCCCCTATTATAACGGCAATATCATAGTATTTAATTGCTGCGGCAAAGTCTGAAGCACTCGAGAAAGTAAATGGTCCCGTCAGGAGATAAACCTTCCCTTCGTATCGGAAAGGATTAGGTTCGGGAGTTTTCTCTTCTATTGGAAAGGTATAAAGTGTTCCTATAGGTGCTTTTAATACTTCATCCCATTCTTTATAGATCTCTTTGATCTGTTTACTGATCTTGATCTCTACTGCAGAATATAGGGTAAAAGGTTCGGAGGTGAGATAGTTAAGAAATGCATCCCCTAAGAGCGAATTACCTCCGCCATTATTTCTTATATCAATGATCAGATGTGAAATATCTTTTTCTTGAATTTGACGGAAAGTATCTGCTAAAAACTCATTGAACTTCTCTAATTCGATAAAAGAACAGAAATCTATAAAGCCGACATTCAGGTCCTCTATGATCTTGAAACTGTAAGGTTTTTCTTGCGTATGAGAGATAGCCGGTGTATCTTCGAGAGTTATTCCCTCAATTGTTGCCGATCTTAGATCATTTTTTTTAACACACAGAAATTCGATCATAAAATCATTTTTTAAGTTATATATAGTCCAAAGCAATATATGAAATACAGTTTCGAGTCTCTTTTCTCGAAATGATATTCTCTCTCCACTGGAATAATCGAGCATTCTAGTGATAATTTCATCCATTCTGAGACCATTGATCGAGAGGATTTCTGATCCTGCTATGATCTCCAGATCATTAAATGTATGATCAGTAATCAGTATTGCTCTCTTATCACGGATGTTAACTTTCAGCGGGAAAAATTTGCCACCCTTTTCCAAGAATTGATTCCACCCATCTCTAGGTATTCCACCACCTGTATGCCCATCTCCCAGCATAGTAATGATAGGAGTCGCTTTCAGGAAAAAATCTAACCGGGTGGTTGGTTCTTGTAAATCTGATTTGACTTTTTCCAGCTCTGCTCTGACTGTTTTTTCTGGAGTAAAAGCGAACAGATCAGGATGTACTTCTTCCATAGTTTGGAAAAGGAAATTCAGGTCTTCGAGCAACTCTGTAGGTGAATAGAGTTTACCAATCTCATCTTCGGGAATACCAGTCTGAATTATTGAGCTAGTACTGCACCCTGTGGTTAAAAGTAATATGATAAAACAAAAGACTAACAAAGAGAAAATGATGGATCTCTTTCTTAACATCAGAACACCTCAATCTTTTTCTTCTTTAAAATGCTCTTTTAGAGAGTCGATTCTATTAGTTTTGAGTAGTTCAGAGGTGTCAAATATTTTTGTAGTTTCTTATCTATTACATTTTAATGTTGAAACATGTTATGGCTTAAAGAATATGA
The sequence above is a segment of the Candidatus Cloacimonadota bacterium genome. Coding sequences within it:
- a CDS encoding ADP-ribosylglycohydrolase family protein → MLGAIAGDIIGSVYEFDPIKTKDFPLFHSTCFFTDDTVLTVAIAQAILSDGDYKRAVLEIGRKYPNSGYGGSFIHWLASADPQPYNSWGNGSAMRVSPVGFAYNDIDEVLREAARSAEFSHNHPEGIKGAQATALSIFLARNTHDKEVIRKEITERFDYDLTRTVDEIRPYYSFNESCQGTVPEAIISFLDADSYEDTIRNAISLGGDSDTLACIAGGIAEAYYGKIDQAIVDKIQEILTPELWDICERFYNKYIPQNL